GCATCCTGCTCTATAACGGCGTGCACAAGGCTCTCGCGAAGGCGCTGGACGCCCGCGGCGCCCGCATCGCCGCCGAGCTCGACGAAGCCCGCCGCCTCAAGGAAGAGGCGCAGAAGCTCGTCGCGGAATACAAGCGCAAGCAGCGCGAGGCGGAAGCCGAGGCGGAAGCCATCGTGACCGCCGCCAAGGCCGAGGCAGAGCGTCTCGCCGCCGAGACCAAGGCCAAGCTCGAGGAGTTCGTCTCCCGCCGCACCCGCATGGCCGAGGACAAGATCGCGCAAGCGGAGCATCAGGCCCTCGCCGACGTGAAGGCCTTCGCCGCCGACGCCGCCGTGCAGGCCGCCGAGCGCATCCTCGCCGCTTCCGTGCCCGGCACGGCCACCGGCGATCGCCTGCTCGGCCAGGCCATCCAGGACGTGCGCGGCAAGCTGAACTGACCGCGCGCACCGGCGGGGTCTTGAAAGGGCCATGCCCTTCGGCCAAAGCTGGTGCATGCCGCGCTTTCGTCCCGCCCTCCCCGCCCCTGCTCCGCGCGATGCGGAGGCGATCGGTGTGACTTCGGCTTTTCCATCATCGAACCCCGTCGGACGCTTGCGCCGGGCGGGTTTTTTGCTGTGTGGCCTGTTCGTCGCCGCAGCTGCCGGCCTTTCGCCGCAACCGGCCGCCGCACAGCTCTTCGACGGGCTCTTCCCGCCGCGTCCGCCTGCCGGTGTGCCGGCACCCTCGCGCAGCGCGCCGAACTGGCGCCCGCCGGCCCAGCCCCAGCAGCCGACCTTCTTCGGCATCCCCCTCGGTCCGCCGCCCCAGGCGGTGCAGCCGCCGCCGGTCCGCCAAGCCGCTCCGACGCCCCCGCCCGATCCGCAGGGCACCGTCTATGTGAGCGCGGCCGAGGCCATGCAGGGCCGGCGCCAGCCGCCGAGCCGATTCGTTCTCGTGATCGGCGACTGGTACGGCCGGCAGGTGGCCGAGGGCCTCGCCGATCTCTACGTGGGCGAGCGCACCAGCCCTGCCGTCGTGGCCATCACCGCCGACCCCAGCGGCTTCCAGACGGTGCCGGTGGACTGGGTGAATCGCCTGCCGGGCGCCATCGATGCCGGAAAGCCGGACGCCATCGTGCTGGCGCTGGGGGTGGAGGATCTGGAACCGATCCGGGAGGGCGAGACGGACGTCCAGCCCCTCACCGACCGTTGGGCGGAACTCTACGGGAAGAGGGTGGACGACGTGCTCGCCGCTGC
The Azorhizobium caulinodans ORS 571 genome window above contains:
- a CDS encoding F0F1 ATP synthase subunit B (Produces ATP from ADP in the presence of a proton gradient across the membrane. Subunit B is part of the membrane proton channel.) codes for the protein MSDMELAELWVAVAFFVFVGILLYNGVHKALAKALDARGARIAAELDEARRLKEEAQKLVAEYKRKQREAEAEAEAIVTAAKAEAERLAAETKAKLEEFVSRRTRMAEDKIAQAEHQALADVKAFAADAAVQAAERILAASVPGTATGDRLLGQAIQDVRGKLN
- a CDS encoding SGNH/GDSL hydrolase family protein; its protein translation is MLCGLFVAAAAGLSPQPAAAQLFDGLFPPRPPAGVPAPSRSAPNWRPPAQPQQPTFFGIPLGPPPQAVQPPPVRQAAPTPPPDPQGTVYVSAAEAMQGRRQPPSRFVLVIGDWYGRQVAEGLADLYVGERTSPAVVAITADPSGFQTVPVDWVNRLPGAIDAGKPDAIVLALGVEDLEPIREGETDVQPLTDRWAELYGKRVDDVLAAARGPQGRRVILLGLPPVQSAPESQEYERLNDLLRTHAARSGAVYVNVWDGFVDEDGKYTASGPAVDGQRRRLRQADGERFTRAGGRKLAFFVQKELTRLLAEPGPAANAPAADGSQPISLNDGPRGGASLAGGPPPVGRGAANILPASAPGSEALKALSDGSPIAARKGRTDDFSWPPKTQPGSGDAPDAR